A window from Streptomyces sp. NBC_00335 encodes these proteins:
- a CDS encoding NADH:flavin oxidoreductase/NADH oxidase — translation MSAAPVSFAALFQPWTIRSVTVPNRVWMAAMCQYSAEPSGPDAGVAHDWHFAHYAARATGGAGLIIQEATAVTPEGRISPYDLGIWNDTQVEALRRITSFVKGQGAVAGIQLAHAGRKASNDRPWKGGRPVGPEAHGWRPSAPSPVPFSADHQVPHELTVREIREIVEQFAAAARRSLAAGYQVVEIHGAHGYLIGEFLSPHTNKRTDEYGGSFENRTRLALEVVDAVRAVWPEELPLFFRISATDWLEEDGWTADETVRLAGLLTEHGVDLLDVSSGGLAPGVTIPVGPGYQVPFAARVKAETALPVAAVGLITEPEQAEKILANGEADAVLLGRELLRDPYWARRAAAELGAQIRTAGQYRLAW, via the coding sequence ATGAGTGCTGCTCCCGTTTCCTTCGCCGCCCTGTTCCAGCCGTGGACCATCCGCTCGGTCACCGTCCCGAACCGGGTGTGGATGGCCGCGATGTGCCAGTACAGCGCCGAGCCCTCCGGCCCGGACGCCGGGGTCGCCCACGACTGGCACTTCGCGCACTACGCGGCCCGCGCCACCGGCGGCGCCGGCCTGATCATCCAGGAGGCCACGGCCGTCACACCCGAGGGGCGGATCTCCCCGTACGACCTCGGCATCTGGAACGACACGCAGGTCGAGGCGCTGCGCCGGATCACCTCCTTCGTGAAGGGCCAGGGCGCGGTTGCGGGCATCCAGCTCGCCCACGCGGGCCGCAAGGCCTCCAACGACCGCCCGTGGAAGGGTGGTCGGCCCGTCGGACCCGAGGCGCACGGCTGGCGTCCCAGCGCTCCGAGCCCCGTGCCCTTCTCCGCGGACCACCAGGTGCCGCACGAGCTGACGGTCCGGGAGATCCGGGAGATCGTGGAGCAGTTCGCGGCCGCCGCCCGGCGCTCGCTCGCCGCGGGCTACCAGGTCGTCGAGATCCACGGCGCCCACGGCTACCTGATCGGCGAGTTCCTCTCCCCGCACACCAACAAGCGCACCGACGAGTACGGCGGCTCCTTCGAGAACCGCACCCGCCTCGCCCTCGAAGTCGTCGACGCCGTACGGGCGGTGTGGCCCGAGGAGCTGCCGCTGTTCTTCCGGATCTCCGCCACCGACTGGCTGGAGGAGGACGGCTGGACCGCGGACGAGACGGTCCGGCTGGCCGGGCTGCTCACGGAGCACGGCGTGGACCTCCTCGACGTCTCCTCCGGAGGCCTCGCCCCGGGCGTGACGATCCCGGTCGGCCCCGGCTACCAGGTGCCCTTCGCGGCCCGGGTCAAGGCCGAGACCGCCCTGCCGGTCGCCGCCGTGGGCCTGATCACCGAACCGGAGCAGGCCGAGAAGATCCTGGCCAACGGCGAGGCCGATGCCGTCCTGCTGGGCCGCGAACTGCTGCGCGACCCGTACTGGGCCCGCCGCGCGGCCGCCGAGCTCGGCGCGCAGATCCGTACGGCCGGGCAGTACCGGCTCGCCTGGTGA
- a CDS encoding ArsR/SmtB family transcription factor — translation MTERDATRVLAHPEAAEIRLEGVLHALSDPVRLSIVRELAATDAELVCSHFELPVTKSTTTHHFRVLRESGVVRQSYRGTAKLNGLRRADLSELFPGLLDGVLAAAAAEETRDRG, via the coding sequence ATGACGGAACGTGACGCGACCCGTGTCCTCGCCCACCCCGAGGCGGCCGAGATCCGGCTCGAAGGGGTCCTGCACGCCCTCTCCGACCCGGTTCGGCTCTCCATCGTCCGCGAGCTCGCGGCCACCGACGCCGAGCTGGTCTGCTCGCACTTCGAGCTCCCGGTCACCAAGTCCACGACCACGCACCACTTCCGGGTCCTGCGCGAGAGCGGTGTCGTGCGCCAGTCCTACCGCGGCACGGCCAAGCTGAACGGACTGCGCCGCGCCGATCTCTCCGAGCTGTTCCCCGGACTGCTCGACGGGGTCCTCGCGGCGGCCGCCGCCGAGGAGACGCGCGACCGGGGCTGA
- a CDS encoding FAD-dependent oxidoreductase: MLRIAVVGSGPSGVYAAQTLVQQREVPGIRVDVLDRLPAPYGLVRYGVAPDHEKIKSLQGSLRTVLEDERIRFLGNVEVGGEALPTARLLELYHAVVYCVGAARDRMLGIPGEDLAGVHSATAFVSWYSGHPDAAAEAFGLPGVDSAIVVGAGNVAVDVTRILARGVPELAPTDMPQPALGALGASGVRAVHMVARRGPSQGKFTTKELRELGTMPGVDALADPAELALDPAYADPGAALPAANRRNVEVLRGWAAAPASGGDRRIALRFFLRPVEVLGGPDGRVTGMRFERTAPDGLGGVTGTGVYEDVPAQLVLRSVGYQGVPLDGLPFDERRGTVPHAAGRVLREGRASVGEYVAGWIKRGPTGVIGTNRPCAKETASSLLQDAGALARRDRERDPLEALLRAGLRPVRWPGWLAIETAEAELGRSLGRRSVKIPDWAGLLAAAGGTD; encoded by the coding sequence GTGCTTCGTATCGCCGTCGTCGGATCGGGCCCCAGCGGGGTCTACGCCGCACAGACACTCGTACAGCAGCGTGAGGTGCCGGGAATCCGGGTCGACGTGCTCGACCGGCTGCCCGCCCCGTACGGGCTCGTGCGCTACGGGGTGGCCCCCGACCACGAGAAGATCAAGTCCCTGCAGGGCAGCCTGCGCACCGTGCTGGAGGACGAGCGGATCCGCTTCCTCGGGAACGTCGAGGTCGGCGGCGAAGCCCTGCCCACCGCCCGGCTCCTGGAGCTGTACCACGCGGTGGTGTACTGCGTGGGCGCGGCCCGGGACCGGATGCTCGGCATCCCCGGCGAGGACCTGGCCGGGGTGCACTCCGCCACGGCCTTCGTGTCCTGGTACAGCGGCCACCCGGACGCCGCGGCCGAGGCCTTCGGGCTTCCCGGGGTGGATTCGGCGATCGTGGTCGGCGCCGGGAACGTGGCGGTCGACGTGACACGGATCCTGGCCCGGGGCGTACCCGAACTGGCCCCCACCGACATGCCGCAGCCGGCGCTGGGCGCGCTCGGCGCCAGCGGGGTGCGCGCCGTCCACATGGTGGCCCGGCGCGGGCCCTCGCAGGGCAAGTTCACCACCAAGGAGCTGCGCGAGCTGGGCACCATGCCCGGCGTGGACGCGCTGGCCGACCCGGCGGAACTGGCCCTCGACCCGGCGTACGCGGACCCTGGCGCGGCCCTGCCCGCCGCGAACCGGCGCAACGTGGAGGTGCTGCGCGGCTGGGCGGCCGCCCCCGCGAGCGGCGGGGACCGGCGGATCGCGCTGCGGTTCTTCCTGCGCCCCGTGGAGGTGCTCGGCGGCCCGGACGGCCGGGTCACCGGGATGCGGTTCGAACGGACGGCTCCCGACGGCCTGGGCGGGGTCACCGGCACGGGGGTCTACGAGGACGTCCCGGCGCAGTTGGTCCTGCGCTCGGTGGGGTACCAGGGAGTTCCGCTGGACGGGCTGCCCTTCGACGAGCGGCGCGGTACGGTCCCGCACGCGGCGGGCCGGGTGCTCCGCGAGGGCCGCGCCTCCGTCGGCGAATACGTGGCGGGCTGGATCAAGCGCGGCCCGACCGGGGTCATCGGCACCAACCGGCCCTGCGCGAAGGAGACGGCCTCCTCCCTGCTCCAGGACGCGGGGGCACTGGCCCGGCGCGATCGCGAGCGGGACCCGCTGGAGGCCCTGCTCCGGGCCGGACTGCGGCCGGTCCGGTGGCCGGGGTGGCTGGCGATCGAGACGGCGGAGGCGGAACTGGGGCGGTCCCTGGGCCGACGCTCCGTCAAGATCCCGGACTGGGCGGGCCTGCTGGCCGCGGCGGGCGGCACGGACTGA
- a CDS encoding DUF305 domain-containing protein translates to MDMAKVSLGRIVAAALTVGLLLPLTGCRDGGGTDGAADGEPVVVAPGKPGEKARTISPEQAARELPDDTPNAADRAYVRNMIEHHGQALTMSALAPDRAASDGVKRLAERIAAAQKPEIGAMEGWAARNPAPGAAPGGHDHAAMPGMATEKQLGELTAARGADFDRLFLALMTAHHEGALKMAGEVLAAGNNTAVEEMANEVAATQSAEVHRMRAMG, encoded by the coding sequence ATGGACATGGCGAAAGTCTCACTCGGGCGAATCGTCGCAGCGGCCCTGACCGTCGGGCTCCTGCTCCCCCTCACCGGCTGCCGGGACGGCGGCGGTACGGACGGCGCGGCCGACGGCGAGCCGGTGGTGGTCGCCCCCGGCAAACCCGGCGAGAAGGCGCGCACCATCTCCCCCGAACAGGCCGCGAGGGAACTGCCCGACGACACCCCCAACGCGGCGGACCGAGCGTACGTGCGGAACATGATCGAACACCACGGTCAGGCACTGACCATGAGCGCGCTCGCTCCGGACCGGGCCGCGTCCGACGGGGTCAAGCGGCTCGCCGAGCGGATCGCGGCCGCGCAGAAGCCCGAGATCGGCGCGATGGAGGGATGGGCGGCCCGCAACCCGGCGCCCGGCGCCGCCCCGGGGGGCCACGACCACGCGGCGATGCCCGGCATGGCGACCGAGAAGCAGCTGGGGGAACTGACCGCGGCCAGGGGGGCGGACTTCGACCGGCTCTTCCTCGCCCTGATGACCGCCCACCACGAGGGCGCCCTGAAGATGGCGGGCGAGGTGCTGGCCGCGGGCAACAACACCGCCGTGGAGGAGATGGCCAACGAGGTGGCGGCCACCCAGAGCGCCGAGGTCCACCGGATGCGCGCGATGGGCTGA
- a CDS encoding LVIVD repeat-containing protein yields MHTSRRRRSLGVAAAAAGLLTTLLAAGPAAATPDPGDLLPGAGAPQSAATAAGAGRELAPGEIPGQDEIVHSRNIKPLANIPSTDPNQINSDMTFQGKYAYAGNYNGFVIYDIGNPRKPKKVTEVLCPGGQNDISVDGDLLFLSTDSSRSDDSCNSVSQPATEKSSWEGIRIFDIKDKKNPKYVKSVETPCGSHTHTLVPGGRDDYLYVSSYNPNDAFPDCKPPHDGISVVKVPKKSPTQAAVVAFPILFPDGGNPGGPTNPGVSKTTGCHDITVLPSKDLAAGACMGDGILFDISKPEEPRVIDRVQDNVNFAFWHSATFNERANKVVFTDELGGGGGATCNEATGPTRGADGIYEITGRGDQRKLVFKSYFKIPRMQADTENCVAHNGSLVPVGGGRDIMVQAWYQGGISVWEFTDSTSPKEIAYFERGPLTTDKLGLGGSWSAYYYNGHIYSNDIVKGLDVLRLDDWRTESAKWVWLDRLNVQTQPVYH; encoded by the coding sequence ATGCACACCAGCAGACGGCGCAGATCCCTGGGAGTGGCCGCAGCCGCGGCCGGACTCCTCACCACGTTACTGGCGGCCGGACCCGCGGCCGCCACCCCCGATCCGGGAGACCTGCTCCCGGGCGCGGGTGCGCCACAGAGCGCCGCCACCGCGGCCGGCGCGGGCCGGGAGTTGGCGCCCGGCGAGATACCGGGCCAGGACGAGATCGTCCACAGCCGCAACATCAAACCCCTGGCCAACATCCCCAGTACCGACCCGAACCAGATCAATTCCGACATGACGTTCCAGGGCAAGTACGCCTACGCGGGCAACTACAACGGCTTCGTGATCTACGACATCGGCAACCCCAGGAAGCCGAAGAAGGTCACCGAAGTGCTGTGCCCCGGCGGGCAGAACGACATCTCGGTCGACGGGGACCTGCTCTTCCTGTCCACCGACTCCTCGCGCAGCGACGACTCCTGCAACAGCGTCTCGCAGCCCGCCACGGAGAAGTCCTCGTGGGAGGGCATCAGGATCTTCGACATCAAGGACAAGAAGAACCCCAAGTACGTCAAGTCCGTCGAGACCCCGTGCGGCTCCCACACCCACACGCTGGTGCCGGGCGGCCGGGACGACTACCTCTACGTCTCCTCCTACAACCCGAACGACGCGTTCCCCGACTGCAAGCCGCCGCACGACGGCATCTCGGTCGTGAAGGTCCCCAAGAAGAGCCCGACGCAGGCCGCGGTCGTGGCCTTCCCGATCCTCTTCCCGGACGGCGGCAACCCGGGCGGGCCCACCAACCCGGGCGTCTCCAAGACCACGGGCTGCCACGACATCACCGTGCTGCCCTCCAAGGACCTCGCCGCGGGCGCCTGCATGGGCGACGGCATCCTCTTCGACATCAGCAAGCCCGAGGAGCCGCGCGTCATCGACCGGGTCCAGGACAACGTGAACTTCGCGTTCTGGCACTCGGCCACCTTCAACGAGCGGGCGAACAAGGTGGTGTTCACCGACGAGCTGGGCGGCGGTGGCGGCGCCACCTGCAACGAGGCCACCGGCCCCACTCGGGGAGCCGACGGCATCTACGAGATCACCGGCCGCGGTGACCAGCGCAAGCTGGTCTTCAAGAGCTACTTCAAGATCCCGCGCATGCAGGCCGACACCGAGAACTGCGTGGCCCACAACGGCTCGCTGGTCCCGGTCGGCGGCGGCCGCGACATCATGGTCCAGGCCTGGTACCAGGGCGGCATCTCCGTCTGGGAGTTCACCGATTCCACCAGCCCGAAGGAGATCGCCTACTTCGAGCGGGGCCCGCTGACCACCGACAAGCTCGGCCTCGGCGGCTCCTGGTCCGCGTACTACTACAACGGGCACATCTACTCGAACGACATCGTCAAGGGCCTCGACGTGCTGAGGCTCGACGACTGGCGCACCGAAAGCGCCAAGTGGGTGTGGCTGGACCGACTCAACGTGCAGACCCAGCCCGTGTACCACTAA